A region from the Methylocystis iwaonis genome encodes:
- a CDS encoding RNA polymerase factor sigma-32, with product MAYLPGLGRELMKAAADAPFLEREEERGLAVAWRDHGDPVALHKLTAAHMRLVIAISAKFRHYGLPIADLVQEGHVGLLEAAARFAPERDVRFSTYATWWIRASIQDYVLRNWSIVRGGTSSTQKALFFNLRRLRARLSREPGAATAGDAYESIAETLGVSVADVEMMDSRLSGSDVSLNAQLVDDESAGSAQRMDFLVDDAPLPDEVVEQTLDSDRRARWLRDALAILSERELRIVQERRLTENLVTLETLGDKLGISKERVRQIESRALTKLRRALSRLKDDDAPEDAASPMA from the coding sequence ATGGCGTATCTTCCCGGTCTTGGCAGAGAACTTATGAAGGCTGCGGCGGACGCCCCATTCCTCGAAAGGGAAGAGGAGAGGGGGCTCGCGGTCGCCTGGCGCGACCATGGGGACCCCGTGGCGCTGCACAAGCTCACAGCCGCCCATATGCGGCTCGTCATCGCCATTTCGGCGAAATTCCGTCACTACGGCCTGCCGATCGCCGATCTGGTGCAGGAAGGCCATGTCGGGCTTCTCGAAGCGGCCGCCCGTTTCGCGCCGGAGCGCGACGTGCGCTTCTCGACCTACGCCACATGGTGGATCCGCGCCTCGATCCAGGACTATGTCCTGCGCAACTGGTCGATCGTGCGCGGCGGCACGAGCTCGACGCAGAAGGCGCTCTTCTTCAACTTGCGCCGCCTGCGCGCCCGCTTGTCGCGGGAGCCGGGAGCCGCCACGGCGGGCGACGCCTATGAGAGCATCGCGGAGACGCTGGGCGTGTCGGTCGCCGATGTCGAGATGATGGACTCGCGTCTCTCCGGCTCCGACGTCTCGCTCAATGCGCAGCTCGTCGACGACGAGTCGGCGGGCTCCGCTCAGCGCATGGATTTCCTCGTCGACGACGCGCCGCTCCCCGACGAGGTGGTCGAGCAGACGCTCGACTCGGACCGACGCGCCCGCTGGCTGCGCGATGCGCTCGCGATCCTCTCGGAGCGTGAGCTGCGGATCGTGCAGGAGCGCCGTCTGACCGAAAATCTCGTGACCCTCGAAACGCTGGGCGACAAGCTGGGCATCTCGAAGGAGCGCGTGCGCCAGATCGAAAGCCGCGCCTTGACGAAGCTGCGCCGCGCGCTCTCGCGGCTGAAGGACGACGATGCGCCGGAGGATGCGGCCTCGCCGATGGCCTAG
- a CDS encoding M48 family metalloprotease, whose translation MTRRRDLLRRAALAVACAVALANCAELERQGQLFGPTPTPPTRPALSKTDNRSSVQHKELLAQFGGEYQAVAAEHYLNDILVKLAQASETPGQTAYKVTILNTPVVNAFALPSGNLYVTRGLLALAGDASEAAAVMAHEIGHVTLRHSALRAEKEREAALISQAATVIQSRQKGEEERSKQRLSVASFSRQQEIDADETGVRVIARAGFDPYGAARFLTALGRSSELRAALYGKRKDSGFDITSTHPSTPERVTRAITVARQIGAPGIGNRDRAGYLAAINGVAFGDDPMEGFVRDRKFTHPRLRFAFAAPEGFLLENSSEAVFGVRQADNEALRLDTVRNPPSESLEAYVASGWVDGLLPSSVRKIDVNGLPAVTAVARAGEWNFRLAVIQSGEYLYRLIFAARALTDQAEKEFMDSIATFRRITPEEAREAHGLKLSIVTAGTADTAESLAARMTTPNRPLEYFRLLNGLDESEPVVAGERYKIVTE comes from the coding sequence TTGACGCGACGCCGTGACCTCCTGAGGCGGGCGGCCCTGGCCGTCGCTTGCGCGGTCGCGCTCGCCAATTGCGCCGAGCTCGAGCGGCAGGGCCAGCTCTTCGGGCCCACGCCGACCCCGCCCACGCGGCCGGCGCTCTCCAAGACGGATAACCGCTCCTCGGTCCAGCACAAGGAGCTGCTCGCGCAATTTGGCGGCGAATATCAGGCCGTCGCCGCCGAACATTATCTCAACGATATTCTCGTCAAGCTCGCGCAGGCCAGCGAGACGCCCGGTCAGACCGCCTATAAGGTGACGATCCTCAACACGCCGGTCGTCAACGCCTTCGCGCTGCCCTCGGGCAATCTTTACGTCACACGCGGGCTCCTGGCCCTTGCCGGCGACGCCTCGGAGGCGGCGGCGGTCATGGCGCATGAAATCGGCCATGTCACGCTGCGCCACAGCGCGCTGCGCGCCGAAAAGGAGCGCGAGGCGGCGCTGATCTCACAGGCGGCGACCGTGATCCAGAGCCGGCAAAAGGGCGAGGAAGAGCGCTCGAAGCAGCGCCTGTCGGTGGCGAGCTTCTCCCGCCAGCAGGAGATCGACGCCGACGAAACCGGCGTCAGGGTGATCGCCCGGGCCGGCTTCGACCCTTACGGCGCGGCGCGCTTCCTGACGGCGCTCGGCCGCTCGTCCGAGCTGCGCGCGGCGCTTTACGGGAAGCGGAAAGATTCCGGCTTCGACATCACCTCGACCCACCCCTCCACCCCCGAGCGCGTGACCCGCGCCATTACAGTCGCCCGACAGATCGGCGCGCCGGGCATAGGGAACCGCGACCGGGCCGGCTATCTCGCGGCGATCAACGGCGTGGCTTTCGGCGACGATCCGATGGAGGGCTTCGTCCGCGACCGGAAATTCACCCATCCGCGCCTGCGCTTCGCCTTTGCGGCGCCCGAGGGCTTCCTGCTGGAGAACTCCAGCGAGGCGGTCTTCGGCGTCCGGCAGGCCGATAATGAGGCGCTGCGGCTCGACACGGTCAGAAATCCGCCGTCAGAAAGTCTCGAAGCCTATGTGGCGTCCGGCTGGGTGGATGGTCTGCTGCCGTCCAGCGTGCGGAAGATCGACGTCAACGGCCTGCCGGCGGTCACCGCCGTGGCGCGCGCCGGGGAATGGAACTTCCGCCTCGCCGTGATCCAATCCGGCGAATATCTCTACCGCTTGATATTCGCCGCCAGGGCTCTCACCGACCAGGCGGAGAAGGAATTCATGGACTCGATTGCGACTTTCCGGCGGATCACGCCGGAGGAGGCGCGCGAGGCGCATGGGCTCAAGCTCTCCATCGTCACGGCCGGGACCGCGGATACGGCGGAAAGCCTTGCGGCGCGGATGACGACGCCCAACCGCCCGCTCGAATATTTCAGATTGCTCAATGGTTTGGATGAAAGCGAGCCGGTTGTGGCCGGAGAACGTTACAAAATCGTAACGGAGTGA
- a CDS encoding thermonuclease family protein, whose product MKQNVSGRRRFAFSPPCAAAAFCVVFLVPRAWALSPAPESGACSLENATPATVALVDEDFDLLLDDGRRAALAGLEFPGPPAKDVRARRAAAHERLSEWLTGKDVFLGAFAGSADRWGRFPARVFAASGAGAEAPLVSVGAALLEEGLARFRPDPPAAPCAQAYLTAEAPARDASRGLWADPEMRPIDAGAKESGAALLHRKGMAIVEGKIHGVGQSAGAIYLNFGKKRFDDFSVVISRRDLAILAASGIEPPKLIGRRARVRGLIETGFGPRMAISTPAEIEILDATP is encoded by the coding sequence ATGAAACAGAACGTCAGCGGCCGTCGCCGCTTCGCCTTTTCTCCGCCATGCGCGGCGGCGGCGTTCTGCGTCGTTTTTCTTGTGCCGCGCGCCTGGGCGCTCTCGCCGGCCCCCGAATCCGGCGCCTGCTCGCTCGAAAACGCGACGCCCGCAACCGTCGCTTTGGTGGACGAAGACTTCGACCTTCTCCTCGACGACGGCCGCCGCGCCGCGCTCGCAGGGCTCGAATTCCCGGGGCCGCCCGCCAAGGACGTCCGCGCGCGTCGCGCCGCGGCGCATGAGCGGCTATCAGAATGGCTCACCGGCAAAGACGTCTTTCTCGGCGCCTTCGCCGGTTCGGCGGACCGCTGGGGCCGCTTTCCAGCCCGGGTCTTCGCCGCGAGCGGGGCAGGGGCCGAGGCGCCGCTCGTCTCGGTCGGGGCGGCTCTGCTGGAGGAGGGCCTTGCGCGTTTCCGGCCCGATCCGCCCGCCGCGCCCTGCGCCCAGGCTTATCTTACGGCCGAGGCCCCGGCGCGCGACGCATCGCGAGGTCTCTGGGCCGATCCGGAGATGCGCCCGATCGACGCCGGCGCCAAAGAGAGCGGCGCGGCGTTGCTGCACCGCAAGGGAATGGCGATCGTCGAGGGCAAAATCCACGGCGTCGGCCAAAGTGCTGGCGCTATCTATTTGAATTTCGGTAAAAAACGGTTTGACGATTTCTCGGTCGTGATTTCGCGGCGCGATTTGGCTATTCTTGCCGCATCGGGAATCGAACCCCCAAAGCTGATCGGGCGGCGGGCGCGCGTGCGAGGACTTATTGAGACAGGCTTTGGGCCGCGTATGGCGATTTCAACGCCCGCCGAGATCGAAATCCTTGACGCGACGCCGTGA
- the ybgF gene encoding tol-pal system protein YbgF, producing MITRIALFAVLFLSAGAARAYDPYGPARPESDLTLAQGYNRPPADIDLPPGDIDTGAAEPGALVTRIDRLERDIRRLTGQNEELQHKVQLLEEQLRAAKEAAPRPADPTATHPAAALPPVAGAPSPATTGMRRSDAFDPANDPSAPGAPKPLGTTTPSAPLANPPKTVAGSVSSAPPVREAGQPLDIAHGRLVGDQPSTLPEIAPAPPAAPPGPKEEYEEAVATLKAGKFEAAEKSLETFLTKNPKSKFAPAATFNLGESFFLRGRHREAAEKYLEISQKYGQSAQAPDALLRLGQSLGAMGAKEQACASFGEIGMKYPGSAPRIRDAAQRESKKLQC from the coding sequence ATGATCACTCGCATCGCCCTTTTCGCCGTCCTCTTTCTCAGCGCGGGCGCCGCGCGCGCCTATGATCCCTATGGGCCGGCGCGGCCGGAGTCGGACCTCACCCTTGCGCAGGGCTACAACCGCCCGCCCGCCGATATCGATCTGCCGCCCGGCGACATCGACACTGGCGCCGCCGAGCCAGGCGCGCTGGTCACGCGCATCGATCGGCTCGAACGCGACATTCGCCGCCTGACCGGCCAAAACGAAGAGCTGCAGCACAAGGTGCAATTGCTGGAGGAGCAATTGCGCGCCGCCAAGGAGGCCGCGCCGCGTCCCGCCGACCCGACCGCAACGCATCCCGCCGCCGCGCTCCCGCCCGTCGCCGGGGCGCCGAGCCCGGCGACGACAGGCATGCGCCGTAGCGACGCTTTCGATCCGGCGAATGATCCTTCCGCGCCCGGCGCGCCCAAGCCGCTCGGGACGACCACGCCTTCCGCGCCCCTCGCCAATCCGCCAAAGACCGTGGCGGGCTCGGTCAGCAGCGCGCCGCCGGTGCGCGAAGCCGGGCAGCCGCTCGACATCGCCCATGGGCGCCTCGTCGGCGACCAGCCCTCGACCTTGCCCGAAATCGCGCCCGCTCCCCCGGCCGCCCCACCCGGCCCCAAGGAGGAATATGAAGAGGCTGTGGCGACGCTCAAGGCGGGCAAGTTCGAGGCGGCTGAGAAATCGCTCGAAACATTCCTCACCAAAAACCCCAAGAGCAAATTCGCCCCTGCGGCGACCTTCAATCTCGGGGAGAGCTTCTTCCTGCGCGGGCGCCATCGCGAGGCGGCCGAGAAATATCTCGAGATTTCGCAGAAATACGGGCAATCGGCGCAGGCGCCGGACGCCCTGCTGCGGCTCGGCCAATCGCTCGGCGCCATGGGCGCGAAGGAACAGGCTTGCGCCTCCTTCGGCGAGATCGGCATGAAATATCCGGGCTCGGCGCCGCGCATTCGAGACGCGGCGCAGCGGGAAAGCAAGAAGCTGCAATGCTGA
- the tilS gene encoding tRNA lysidine(34) synthetase TilS: protein MTLDKAAGAFALLAPYESLLLAVSGGPDSVALMLLCAQWPERASHEIAVATVDHGLRADARAEAEQVGEWARSLGFAHHLLSWEGEKPQTRIQERARAARYALLADCATSLGSGAIVTAHHADDQAETILFRLTRGSGVSGLAGMAPRSNAHGAPLLRPLLAFPKAELVEICENAGQRYFCDPSNANDAYARARLRKLMPLLAQQGLDRTALLRLGERAARAEAALASCAAAAHERALTETAPALAGFDAGALTELPLDILQRLLAREIARLAPQAQLRLDRLERAADRLSRALREKAPLRLTIADLLIESDGNNVTLRPAPPRRSA, encoded by the coding sequence TTGACCTTGGATAAAGCTGCCGGCGCCTTTGCGCTGCTGGCGCCCTATGAGAGCCTGCTGCTCGCCGTCTCCGGGGGACCGGATTCCGTCGCGCTGATGCTGCTGTGCGCGCAATGGCCGGAGCGCGCCTCCCATGAGATTGCAGTGGCGACGGTCGACCACGGCCTTCGCGCCGACGCTCGCGCGGAAGCCGAACAGGTCGGCGAATGGGCCCGCAGTCTCGGCTTTGCGCATCATCTCTTGAGCTGGGAGGGCGAAAAGCCGCAGACCCGCATTCAGGAGCGCGCCAGGGCGGCGCGCTACGCCCTGCTCGCCGATTGCGCGACAAGCTTGGGCTCCGGCGCCATTGTGACGGCGCATCACGCCGACGACCAGGCGGAAACGATTTTGTTTCGCCTGACGCGCGGCTCGGGCGTCTCGGGACTGGCGGGGATGGCTCCGCGATCCAACGCGCATGGCGCCCCGCTTCTGCGTCCGCTTCTGGCCTTCCCGAAGGCCGAGCTGGTCGAGATCTGCGAGAACGCCGGCCAGCGCTATTTCTGCGACCCCTCGAACGCCAACGACGCCTACGCCCGCGCCCGGCTGCGCAAGCTCATGCCGCTGCTTGCGCAACAGGGGCTCGATCGGACGGCGCTTCTGCGCCTGGGCGAACGCGCCGCCCGCGCCGAGGCCGCGCTCGCCTCCTGCGCCGCCGCCGCTCATGAGCGCGCGCTCACGGAAACTGCCCCGGCGCTCGCCGGATTCGATGCGGGCGCTCTCACGGAGCTGCCGCTCGACATCCTGCAACGCCTCCTGGCGCGCGAGATTGCAAGGCTCGCGCCGCAGGCGCAACTACGCCTCGACAGGCTGGAGCGGGCGGCCGATCGGCTCTCCCGGGCGCTTCGCGAAAAGGCGCCACTTCGGCTCACCATCGCCGATCTTCTGATCGAATCGGACGGTAACAACGTCACCTTGCGGCCGGCGCCGCCCAGGCGTTCCGCCTAG
- the ftsH gene encoding ATP-dependent zinc metalloprotease FtsH, translating into MNANFRNLALWAIIGLLVVALVMLFQQPGQRTPIRDISFSELLTQIDQGRVHDVTIAGNEVAGHFNDNRPFTTYIPNEANIIPRLQQHNVSISAKPLSDGSSWLMTLLLNALPLVAFLGVWIFLSRQMQGGAGRAMGFGKSKAKLLTESQGRVTFEDVAGVDEAKEDLQEIVEFLRDPGKFQRLGGRIPRGVLLVGPPGTGKTLLARAIAGEAGVPFFSISGSDFVEMFVGVGASRVRDMFEQAKKNAPCIIFVDEIDAVGRHRGAGLGGGNDEREQTLNQLLVEMDGFEANEGIILIAATNRPDVLDPALMRPGRFDRQIQVPNPDFIGREKILKVHARKVPLAPDVDLKVVARGTPGFSGADLMNLVNEAALLAARRSKRIVTNQEFEDARDKIMMGAERRTLSMTEEEKKLTAYHEGGHALVQLTVPGAMPIHKATIIPRGRALGMVQGLPERDQVSQTFEQLTAMLAIAMGGRVAEELVFGHDKVTSGAASDIQQCTRVARAMITQLGFSDKLGTVAYAEPQQEQFLGYSLGRQQSLSEQTQQTIDAEVRRLVQEAYDKATQIMTEKRAQLDMLANGLLEFETLTGEEMKGLLTGKRPVREDTSAPTPQPPRGSAVPTTGQKPEPDVGGLSPNPV; encoded by the coding sequence ATGAACGCAAACTTCAGGAACCTCGCCTTGTGGGCCATCATCGGCCTGCTGGTGGTGGCGCTCGTCATGCTGTTTCAGCAGCCCGGCCAGCGCACGCCAATCCGGGACATCTCCTTCAGCGAGCTGCTGACGCAGATCGATCAGGGCCGCGTTCATGACGTGACCATCGCCGGGAACGAGGTCGCGGGCCATTTCAACGACAATCGGCCCTTCACGACCTATATCCCGAACGAAGCCAACATCATTCCGCGCCTTCAGCAGCATAATGTCTCGATCAGCGCCAAGCCGCTTTCCGACGGCTCGAGCTGGTTGATGACGCTGCTGTTGAACGCGCTGCCGCTGGTCGCCTTCCTGGGCGTGTGGATATTCCTCTCCCGCCAGATGCAAGGCGGCGCCGGCCGGGCCATGGGCTTCGGCAAATCCAAGGCGAAGCTGCTCACCGAGTCTCAGGGCCGCGTCACCTTCGAGGACGTCGCCGGCGTCGACGAGGCCAAGGAAGATTTGCAGGAGATCGTCGAGTTTCTGCGCGATCCAGGCAAGTTCCAGCGGCTCGGCGGGCGTATTCCGCGCGGCGTGCTGCTCGTCGGCCCGCCCGGCACGGGTAAGACGCTGCTCGCCCGCGCCATCGCCGGCGAGGCGGGCGTGCCCTTCTTCTCGATCTCGGGCTCCGACTTCGTCGAAATGTTCGTCGGCGTCGGCGCGAGCCGCGTGCGCGACATGTTCGAGCAGGCGAAGAAAAACGCGCCCTGCATCATCTTCGTCGACGAAATCGATGCGGTCGGCCGTCATCGCGGCGCCGGCCTTGGCGGCGGCAATGACGAGCGCGAGCAGACCTTGAACCAGTTGCTCGTCGAGATGGACGGCTTCGAGGCCAATGAGGGCATCATCCTCATCGCCGCCACGAACCGCCCGGACGTGCTCGACCCGGCGCTGATGCGTCCCGGCCGCTTCGACCGCCAGATCCAGGTGCCGAACCCGGACTTCATCGGCCGCGAGAAGATCCTAAAGGTCCACGCCCGCAAGGTGCCGCTGGCGCCGGACGTCGATCTCAAGGTCGTGGCGCGCGGCACGCCGGGCTTCTCGGGCGCCGACCTCATGAACCTCGTCAACGAGGCGGCGCTGCTTGCGGCGCGGCGCTCGAAGCGCATCGTCACGAACCAAGAGTTCGAGGACGCGCGCGACAAGATCATGATGGGCGCGGAGCGCCGCACGCTCTCCATGACCGAGGAGGAGAAGAAGCTCACGGCCTATCACGAGGGCGGCCACGCTTTGGTGCAGCTCACGGTTCCCGGCGCGATGCCGATCCACAAGGCCACGATCATCCCGCGCGGCCGTGCGCTGGGCATGGTGCAGGGCCTGCCGGAGCGCGACCAGGTCTCGCAGACCTTCGAGCAGCTCACGGCGATGCTGGCCATCGCCATGGGCGGCCGCGTGGCGGAGGAGCTGGTGTTCGGCCACGACAAGGTGACGTCGGGCGCGGCCTCGGACATTCAGCAGTGCACGCGGGTGGCGCGCGCCATGATCACTCAGCTCGGCTTCTCGGATAAGCTCGGCACGGTGGCCTACGCCGAGCCGCAGCAGGAGCAGTTCCTGGGCTATTCGCTCGGGCGCCAGCAGAGCCTGTCGGAGCAGACGCAGCAGACGATCGACGCGGAAGTGCGGCGTCTGGTGCAGGAGGCTTACGACAAAGCGACGCAGATCATGACCGAGAAGCGCGCGCAGCTCGACATGCTGGCCAATGGCCTCTTGGAGTTCGAGACGCTGACGGGCGAGGAGATGAAGGGTCTGCTCACCGGCAAGCGCCCCGTGCGCGAGGACACGAGCGCTCCGACGCCGCAGCCCCCGCGCGGCTCGGCTGTGCCCACGACCGGGCAGAAGCCGGAGCCGGATGTCGGCGGGCTCTCGCCCAACCCGGTCTAA
- a CDS encoding PilZ domain-containing protein has protein sequence MEERRTSLRRRTLLGGRIEFFERSTFDCVVRNLSEGGARVQWDQQIALPDVFDLVIDKSEERRTARAVWRQERDIGLRFFANVVTLRPGRV, from the coding sequence ATGGAAGAGCGGCGGACATCTTTGCGACGGCGCACTTTGCTGGGAGGGCGGATCGAGTTTTTCGAGCGATCGACATTCGACTGCGTCGTCCGCAACCTCAGCGAGGGGGGCGCGCGCGTGCAATGGGACCAACAGATCGCGCTCCCGGATGTCTTCGATCTTGTGATCGACAAGTCCGAGGAGCGGCGCACGGCGCGCGCCGTTTGGCGGCAGGAGCGCGATATCGGCCTGCGCTTCTTCGCCAATGTCGTGACATTGCGGCCGGGAAGGGTTTGA
- the arsC gene encoding arsenate reductase (glutaredoxin) (This arsenate reductase requires both glutathione and glutaredoxin to convert arsenate to arsenite, after which the efflux transporter formed by ArsA and ArsB can extrude the arsenite from the cell, providing resistance.) — protein sequence MRVVIYHNPSCGTSRKVLAALREAGHEPEVVEYLKTPPDRKTLQGLLKRMGKSVRDILRKRGTPYEELGLDNPAVSEDEIFAAIEKNPILIERPIVLFGEKAALCRPAETVQELIG from the coding sequence ATGCGGGTCGTTATTTACCACAACCCTTCCTGCGGCACGTCGCGCAAAGTCCTCGCCGCTCTGCGCGAGGCCGGGCACGAGCCCGAGGTCGTCGAATATCTCAAGACGCCGCCGGATCGAAAGACCCTGCAAGGGCTGCTGAAACGCATGGGCAAGAGCGTGCGCGACATTCTCCGTAAGCGCGGGACGCCCTATGAGGAGCTTGGCCTCGATAATCCAGCCGTGTCGGAGGACGAGATTTTTGCCGCGATCGAGAAAAATCCGATCCTCATCGAGCGGCCGATCGTCCTCTTCGGCGAGAAGGCGGCGCTCTGCCGTCCGGCGGAGACGGTGCAGGAGCTGATCGGGTAA
- the glmM gene encoding phosphoglucosamine mutase, producing the protein MARHYFGTDGIRGLANVKITPELALKVGQAAGLIFQRGEGRHRVVIGKDTRLSGYMIEYALVAGFASVGMDTLLLGPMPTPAVAMLTRSMRADVGVMISASHNSFEDNGIKLFGPDGHKLSDEIESEIETLLDSDLGRKLAASTQLGRARRIDDARARYIEFAKHTLPRNLSLEGLRVVVDCANGAAYKVAPEALWELGAEVISIGVEPDGFNINRDVGSTSPQALREKVRELRADVGIALDGDADRVILVDETGAVIDGDQVMAVVARSWRDQGLLAKPGIVATIMSNLGLERHLGAMGLTLERTAVGDRYVIERMRKEGYNVGGEQSGHVILSDYSTTGDGLVTAMQVLAEVKRKNRRVSEICHCFEPLPQVLKNVRAQKVMLEKKSVVVAIDSARARLGNAGRLIVRPSGTEPVIRVMAEGDDRDLVETLVAQVCDALKEPAEAA; encoded by the coding sequence ATGGCGCGTCATTATTTCGGAACGGACGGCATACGCGGCCTCGCCAACGTCAAAATAACGCCCGAACTGGCGCTCAAGGTCGGACAAGCGGCCGGCCTCATTTTCCAGCGCGGCGAGGGCCGCCATCGGGTGGTCATCGGCAAGGACACAAGGCTCTCCGGCTATATGATCGAATATGCGCTGGTCGCCGGCTTCGCCTCGGTCGGCATGGACACGCTGCTGCTCGGCCCGATGCCGACGCCCGCCGTCGCCATGCTCACCCGCTCCATGCGCGCCGATGTCGGCGTGATGATCTCCGCCTCGCATAATTCCTTCGAGGACAATGGCATCAAGCTCTTCGGGCCGGACGGGCACAAGCTCTCCGACGAGATCGAGAGCGAGATCGAAACGCTCCTCGACAGCGATCTCGGCCGCAAGCTCGCGGCCTCCACCCAGCTCGGCCGCGCCCGCCGCATCGACGATGCGCGGGCACGCTATATCGAATTCGCCAAACATACGCTGCCGCGCAATCTGAGCCTCGAAGGCCTGCGCGTCGTGGTCGATTGCGCCAATGGCGCCGCCTATAAGGTCGCCCCCGAAGCGCTTTGGGAGCTGGGCGCCGAAGTGATCTCGATCGGCGTGGAGCCGGACGGCTTCAATATCAACCGCGACGTCGGCTCCACCTCGCCGCAGGCGCTGCGCGAGAAGGTGCGCGAATTGCGCGCCGACGTCGGGATTGCGCTCGACGGCGACGCCGACCGCGTGATCCTCGTCGACGAAACCGGCGCCGTGATCGACGGCGATCAGGTGATGGCCGTCGTCGCTCGAAGCTGGCGCGACCAGGGGCTGCTCGCAAAGCCCGGCATCGTCGCGACGATCATGTCCAATCTGGGCCTCGAGCGCCACCTTGGCGCCATGGGCCTGACGTTGGAGCGCACCGCCGTCGGCGACCGCTATGTGATCGAACGCATGCGCAAGGAGGGCTACAATGTCGGCGGCGAACAGTCGGGGCATGTCATCCTCTCCGATTATTCGACGACCGGCGACGGACTTGTGACCGCCATGCAGGTGCTCGCCGAGGTCAAGCGCAAGAACCGGCGCGTGAGCGAAATCTGCCATTGTTTCGAGCCCTTGCCGCAGGTGCTCAAGAATGTCCGCGCGCAGAAGGTGATGCTCGAGAAGAAGTCGGTCGTCGTGGCGATAGACTCGGCGCGCGCGCGGCTCGGCAACGCCGGGCGCCTGATCGTGCGGCCCTCCGGCACGGAGCCGGTGATCCGGGTCATGGCCGAGGGCGATGATCGCGATCTCGTCGAGACGCTGGTCGCGCAGGTTTGCGACGCGCTGAAGGAGCCCGCGGAAGCGGCCTGA
- a CDS encoding outer membrane protein: MGRIFALLFAAAVLAGATAGANAADLLPPPPPIEPPPPVDLGGWYLRGDVGVGATQISDWNYSLRPGIDGAGNVVIPAGPVWNTHRSIGDTAFAGAGVGYQFNNWVRFDLTGEYRIQSAYRATNFFAFPGCGSACSGFDNYNANLGTALFLANAYVDLGTWYGLTPFIGGGVGAAFHNFSGLTDVGFGVANGGYGVAADTNATNFAWQVTGGLAFAVTPNLRLEVAYRYLDMGKITSGPISCNALPCFGERHSFNVASNDVRVGFRYIIPSLTPVPMMAPPPMPPLVRKY, encoded by the coding sequence ATGGGCCGTATATTCGCCCTCCTTTTTGCGGCCGCAGTTCTCGCCGGCGCGACCGCTGGCGCAAACGCCGCCGATCTGCTGCCGCCGCCGCCACCGATCGAACCGCCGCCGCCCGTCGATCTCGGAGGCTGGTATCTGCGCGGCGACGTGGGCGTCGGCGCCACCCAGATTTCAGACTGGAACTATTCGCTACGCCCGGGCATCGACGGCGCCGGAAATGTGGTGATCCCCGCCGGTCCGGTCTGGAACACTCACCGAAGCATCGGCGACACGGCCTTCGCGGGCGCAGGCGTCGGCTACCAGTTCAACAACTGGGTTCGCTTCGATCTGACCGGCGAATACCGCATCCAATCCGCCTATCGCGCCACGAATTTCTTCGCCTTCCCGGGCTGCGGCTCGGCGTGTAGCGGCTTCGACAATTACAACGCCAATCTGGGCACCGCCCTGTTCCTGGCGAACGCCTATGTCGATCTCGGCACCTGGTATGGGCTGACGCCTTTCATCGGCGGCGGCGTCGGCGCGGCCTTCCACAATTTCTCCGGCCTCACGGACGTCGGCTTCGGCGTCGCCAATGGCGGCTATGGCGTCGCCGCCGATACGAATGCGACGAATTTCGCCTGGCAGGTGACAGGCGGCCTCGCCTTCGCGGTGACGCCGAACCTGCGGCTGGAAGTGGCGTATCGCTACCTCGACATGGGCAAGATCACGAGCGGTCCGATCTCCTGCAACGCCCTGCCCTGCTTCGGCGAGCGCCACTCCTTCAACGTCGCCTCCAACGACGTGCGGGTCGGCTTCCGCTACATCATCCCCTCGCTCACGCCAGTGCCGATGATGGCGCCGCCGCCGATGCCCCCGCTGGTGCGGAAATACTGA